Proteins from a genomic interval of Nocardioides jishulii:
- the alaS gene encoding alanine--tRNA ligase, whose product MDTSEIRRRFLAHFEAGGAWGAHTPVPSASLLLDDPNLLFVNAGMVPFKPFFLGQETPPYARATSVQKCVRTPDIEDVGKTTRHGTFFEMCGNFSFGDYFKQGAIELAWDLLTKSVADGGFGLDESRLYPSVLAGDEEAVELWMKATGLPRRRIVGLGRKENYWSMGIPGPGGPCSEILYDRGPEFGPDFDPETLGPDMPVALEDRLLEIWNLVFMQDELSAVRSKEDFDVAGSLPRKNIDTGMGLERVAFLLQGKKNMYEIDVMYPVIARAEELTGRRYGANRDDDVRLRVVADHIRSSMMLIGDGVTPGNDGRGYVLRRLLRRAVRSMRLLGYEDRALPELMPVSRDKMGETYTDLVTDWDRIARVAFAEEDAFRKTLQAGTQIFDLAASEVKASGAGVLTGDKAFALHDTYGFPIDLTLEMASEAGLSVDEAGFRHLMAEQRQRAKADARAKKGQHADTSVYRGILDANGPTEWLAYETLTTESKPLALLREGAPVAALGGGEVGELVLDRTPFYAESGGQAADAGRIEFDGGVLEVLDVQRPVRGLVVHQVRVLEGELPADVAQLHAQVDPDWRLGARQAHSGTHVVHAALRQVLGPTALQSGSYNRPGYLRLDFGWTSSLTPDQVRDIETVSNEALRADLPVDWQYMTLAEAKEWGAIALFGETYDNSQVRVVEIGGPWSRELCGGTHVDHSSQIGTLVVTGESSVGSGNRRIEAFTGVEGFKYLAKERDIVSRLTGMLKAQPDDLVGRVTQMVDQLKSTEKELEKVRLAQLLAAGGQLAADAREVAGVAVVVERLDGAGGGDVRTLATDVRARLDAGRPGVVVLLGVNDGKVSVVAAVNGAARDAGLSANDLVRATAPHIDGKGGGKPDMAQGGGTNPAGVDAAIEAVVVDVARVRGA is encoded by the coding sequence ATGGACACCTCCGAGATCCGCCGCCGGTTCCTCGCGCACTTCGAGGCTGGTGGCGCATGGGGCGCCCACACGCCGGTCCCTTCGGCCTCGCTGCTGCTGGACGACCCCAACCTCCTGTTCGTCAACGCGGGCATGGTGCCGTTCAAACCGTTCTTCCTCGGTCAGGAGACACCCCCCTACGCGCGGGCGACGAGCGTCCAGAAGTGCGTGCGTACGCCCGACATCGAGGACGTCGGCAAGACCACCCGCCACGGCACGTTCTTCGAGATGTGCGGCAACTTCTCGTTCGGCGACTACTTCAAGCAGGGCGCCATCGAGCTCGCCTGGGACCTGCTCACCAAGTCGGTGGCAGACGGCGGGTTCGGCCTGGACGAGAGCCGTCTCTACCCGTCGGTGCTCGCGGGTGACGAGGAGGCCGTGGAGCTGTGGATGAAGGCCACCGGCCTCCCGCGCCGCCGCATCGTCGGCCTCGGTCGCAAGGAGAACTACTGGTCGATGGGCATCCCCGGCCCCGGTGGCCCGTGCTCGGAGATCCTGTACGACCGTGGCCCCGAGTTCGGTCCGGACTTCGACCCCGAGACGCTGGGTCCGGACATGCCGGTGGCGCTGGAGGACCGTCTCCTCGAGATCTGGAACCTCGTCTTCATGCAGGACGAGCTCAGCGCCGTGCGGTCGAAGGAGGACTTCGACGTCGCCGGGTCGCTGCCCAGGAAGAACATCGACACCGGCATGGGCCTCGAGCGGGTGGCTTTCCTCCTGCAGGGCAAGAAAAACATGTACGAGATCGACGTCATGTATCCCGTGATCGCCCGCGCCGAGGAGCTGACCGGGCGCCGTTACGGCGCCAACCGGGACGACGACGTCCGGCTGCGCGTGGTGGCCGACCACATTCGTTCATCGATGATGCTCATCGGTGACGGCGTCACGCCCGGCAACGACGGCCGCGGCTACGTGCTCCGTCGTCTGCTGCGCCGTGCGGTCCGCTCCATGCGCCTGCTCGGCTACGAGGACCGGGCGCTGCCCGAGCTGATGCCGGTCAGCCGCGACAAGATGGGGGAGACCTACACCGACCTCGTCACCGACTGGGACCGCATCGCGCGCGTTGCCTTCGCGGAGGAGGACGCCTTCCGCAAGACCCTGCAGGCGGGCACCCAGATCTTCGACCTGGCGGCCTCCGAGGTGAAGGCGAGCGGTGCAGGCGTGCTCACCGGCGACAAGGCCTTCGCGCTGCACGACACCTACGGCTTCCCCATCGACCTCACCCTCGAGATGGCGTCCGAGGCGGGCCTCAGCGTCGACGAGGCGGGCTTCCGCCACCTGATGGCCGAGCAGCGGCAGCGTGCCAAGGCCGACGCCCGGGCCAAGAAGGGGCAGCACGCCGACACCTCCGTCTACCGCGGCATCCTCGACGCCAACGGCCCGACGGAGTGGCTCGCGTACGAGACCCTCACCACCGAGTCGAAGCCGCTCGCGCTGCTGCGCGAGGGCGCTCCCGTCGCGGCCCTGGGCGGCGGCGAGGTCGGTGAGCTGGTGCTCGACCGCACCCCGTTCTACGCCGAGTCGGGTGGCCAGGCGGCTGACGCCGGTCGCATCGAGTTCGACGGTGGCGTCCTCGAGGTCCTCGACGTCCAGCGTCCCGTCCGCGGCCTGGTGGTCCACCAGGTACGCGTGCTGGAGGGTGAGCTCCCGGCGGACGTGGCCCAGCTGCACGCCCAGGTCGACCCGGACTGGCGCCTCGGTGCCCGTCAGGCGCACTCCGGCACCCACGTGGTGCACGCGGCCCTGCGTCAGGTGCTCGGCCCCACGGCACTGCAGTCCGGCTCCTACAACCGACCCGGCTACCTCCGCCTCGACTTCGGGTGGACCTCCTCGCTCACCCCGGACCAGGTGCGCGACATCGAGACGGTCTCCAACGAGGCGCTGCGGGCCGACCTGCCGGTGGACTGGCAGTACATGACGCTGGCCGAGGCCAAGGAGTGGGGCGCCATCGCGCTGTTCGGTGAGACCTACGACAACTCGCAGGTGCGCGTGGTCGAGATCGGCGGTCCTTGGTCGCGCGAGCTCTGCGGTGGCACGCACGTCGACCACTCGTCGCAGATCGGCACGCTGGTCGTCACCGGTGAGTCGTCGGTGGGATCGGGCAACCGGCGCATCGAGGCGTTCACCGGCGTCGAAGGGTTCAAGTACCTCGCCAAGGAACGCGACATCGTCTCCCGGCTGACCGGGATGTTGAAGGCCCAGCCCGACGACCTCGTCGGTCGGGTCACGCAGATGGTCGACCAGCTCAAGTCCACCGAGAAGGAGCTGGAGAAGGTGCGCCTGGCCCAGCTCCTCGCGGCGGGCGGTCAGCTGGCTGCCGACGCACGTGAGGTCGCCGGAGTGGCCGTGGTCGTCGAGCGCCTCGACGGCGCGGGCGGCGGCGACGTGCGTACGCTCGCCACCGACGTCCGGGCTCGCCTCGACGCCGGTCGTCCCGGCGTGGTGGTCCTGCTGGGCGTCAACGACGGCAAGGTGTCCGTCGTGGCCGCGGTCAACGGGGCTGCCCGTGACGCCGGCCTCTCCGCCAACGACCTCGTGCGCGCCACGGCGCCGCACATCGACGGCAAGGGTGGCGGCAAGCCCGACATGGCGCAGGGTGGCGGCACCAACCCTGCCGGTGTCGACGCCGCCATCGAGGCCGTCGTCGTCGACGTCGCGCGGGTCCGAGGCGCCTGA
- the ruvX gene encoding Holliday junction resolvase RuvX, which translates to MRHGVRVGVDPGDARIGVARSDPTGFLATPVETVPRGRGDVRRIARIVRDEEAVEVVVGLPRSLKGTEGPAAAKVREFAATLAARVAPVPVRLCDERLTTVTAEAMLRDQGRKGSKRRAVVDQAAAVVILQHALDTERNSGFAPGEIIGVDHA; encoded by the coding sequence GTGCGCCACGGGGTGCGGGTGGGCGTCGACCCGGGAGACGCCCGCATCGGTGTCGCGCGCAGCGACCCGACCGGCTTCCTGGCCACCCCCGTGGAGACGGTCCCGCGCGGCAGGGGGGACGTACGCCGCATCGCCCGCATCGTCCGCGACGAGGAGGCCGTCGAGGTCGTCGTCGGCCTGCCCCGATCTCTCAAGGGGACCGAGGGTCCGGCGGCCGCCAAGGTGCGCGAATTCGCGGCCACCCTGGCGGCGAGGGTGGCACCTGTTCCCGTGCGTCTGTGCGACGAGCGCTTGACCACGGTGACGGCGGAGGCCATGCTTCGCGACCAGGGGCGTAAAGGCAGCAAGAGGCGAGCGGTGGTCGACCAGGCCGCGGCCGTCGTCATCCTCCAACACGCGTTGGACACGGAGCGGAACAGTGGTTTCGCCCCGGGAGAGATCATTGGGGTCGACCATGCTTGA